The segment TAGCATTtgctgaggataagagaaagtgctCTCttatccatttatactctatcacgtgttatagtgtttatcattatgacgCAATACCCGGCCACAAAaccagctaaaagagaattctttgacattagtctggtcactatggagctctggatagacttTGGAAGGGTAATCCTTGAGGATGCAACAGCGATTACCAATACATAACAGGTTTTTCTTACATCAAAACCTGTTGTTTACTGGATTTGTatctttcatagctaacaaacctgaggtcttaacattgactgcccaTCTCTAGACACCTCTCTTATGTCTTATCCTGGATTGGAAGAAAAACTAAATACATCACGAGACTCAGGCGTGGTCTCTGACCCACTTCCACCTCTGCTATGTATCAGTTGCCAGATGCCATAGATTCCTTACAtatagtacaattttttttttttaaccggtttccagctggcaccagaagatttatcctgatgttaagacctcaggtttgttagctatgaaaaatacaaattaataaaaaatgtgttattttttaataaaataagtttCTGTAAAACTAAATTTTTAAGGGTTATTTTCTTAACTTAGTATAGTGACTGGTAATTGGTCTTTTCTTTCAggatttgtattctgtcatgatCCGTGGACCAGAACGAACTCCTTATGAAGATGGGCTCTTTTTCTTTGACTTCCAGCTGTCGGCAGATTATCCTCGTGCACCTCCATTGTGTCACTACGTCACCTATTGCTCGGATAAATTAAATCCTAACCTTTATGAAGATGGGAAGGTAAAACATGTTTCATGCTGTATTAAATTAATTATCAGTTTTTCCTTTGTAAATAGAGGAAGAAGACAGTCTTGCATATGCTAATGGACATTTTTGTAATGATGTTTTGTACAGGTTTGCATCTCTCTCCTTGGTACGTGGAGTGGAAAGGGAACTGAAGTTTGGACTAGTCAGAGTAACCTCCTTCAAGTTATCATATCTATACAAGGTAAATTAGTATTGTTAATGTATACTTGAGCATTGTAGGATATTGCTTTTAGAGTACAAAACTTATTTTATCATTGGTATCacaaggtaatgtttattaaatcttcatttgtgttccACATGTATATTCCATAAACATACTTATTATGGCTTGCAGTTGCAAATCTTGCAAATTACATATTACCCAGCCTAACTGAACCCTCTTGACAGTTTTTACGTAAATTAGACATaatgtaatgttttatttataaataacatgTAGTATTGTAATCTTTTACCTTGGTTTATTGTAATTGTTTGGATAcatcttttgtttatgaattaCAAGTGGTTTAATTCTAgttaaatatgcagtgatgtcttaAAAACAAAAGCCTTTGGATACTTGTTGTGGTTAATTTAAACTTGTTAGTATCATTATGTTGACCAAAAGCATGATTGTGGTTTTAGCAATTAATCAGTCAGCCTGTATGTGAAAACATATCTAGATGCCTATATATACCACAGATCTTAATGGTGGCATCCAGAAATCTCCATGATGACTCTCCAAGGACCCTAGGCCAGGAGATATGTTGACCTAACTTCACCTAGTTCCACTCTTTTGTAGCCATATGTTGTATTAATTTCACTTTTCCTTTGTCAATATCTTTTGAGATCTCAAGCAACCTTATTGAGTGACTGACACTTTTCATGTTATGATGCCTCAAGAATATTGCTTACTCTATTGGTTATTAAGTTTGCATCATCTGTCCGTCACTAGGTAATTATTAAGTCAGTCAAGTTACTTTCTTGTTTTGGAATTCCaagttttttatcattgcctggtTTAGTTTTATACACTTTGTTTGGTATATGTGTAGTATGCTTCATATTGTTTTATAAGCATTTAGGAGGATAGGGAGGACATTATGTGTGCTATTTCATCGCTAATTATGTTTGTCCATCTTAATCCTCATACTAATAAAGCCATTCATTGTATGAGAAAGGGTAAGGATACCTTATGCACCATTCCATTACCCCACCTTTCTCCCTCATATAGCTTGCTGTCTCCTTACTTTGGCTCCAGCAGCTTATTTTCTTTATGACCCCTTATGTGTTTATTCTGTTGGGGTGATGTTTGAGAACCTTGTAGTTGCTTATAAACACAAAACATAGGCAACAAATTACAGCACTCAGATTTATTCATGCCTTTTTTGTGTGCAGATGGGTTCTTGCAAGTTGTTTGAGTTTTGTTACTTCATAGCCTTCCATGTGACTTTGGTTTTTGTTTGGCTGACCCAGCATCTATTAATGAAGTATAATTAacgatttatgctatttttactTGAACCATGTGATAAAGTAATGATTGCTAACACAGTAAACCcctgtattcacaggggatgggtaccagacccccacaatagctaaaatccacgaatacttaaaacccctctcaaaatgcttagaactgcctacaggcagtccccggcttacgacaggggttctgttcttgagacgtgtcgtaagccgaaaatcattgtaagccgaaaatcgtcgtaagctggaaaatcgtaaaaaatcctaagaaaaccttacttttaatgctttgggtgtattaaaaactaaataaactgcatttttcataaaaaaacattcaaatattgattatttcaaatttttggagtcatatttattACTAGTCATACAAAGCCCTATGTAGCTCCTAGAGTGTCATACTATATCTGTTCCTTTTACATTATGTCTTGGGTTGCttaatgttatataattataCCTTACATATAACAGACTGTCCTTGTATTGAGTTCTATTATTATGTGGTATAGTGAATGTCAAACTAATaaagagggttttcttcccttttaatGTGTCAGCTCTGTAATAAAGGTTGACTTTCCAGTACCACTTTATAACAGTATCTAGTCAGTTTATGGGAAGAGCATGCTAACCCAACCTCTTGAGGTATTCGTCCTTCTGTATCCTGTCTTAGTACAGTAACTGGCCATCAACATAGCTTTGAGATCATTAGAGAGAAATAGAGTAAAATTAGGTCACACTGCTAGATGTTAATATAAAGTCTGACTGGCTCTTTGCTAAAACTTACTCCATTTTAATTTAGAGTATAATTAGGATTATATTTTCAGGTTTAATCCTAGTCAGTGAACCATACTTTAATGAAGCAGGCTATGAACGGCAGAAAGGAACTCAACAAGGGAGGGAAAATTCTAGGATGTATAATGAAATGGTTGTTTTGAAACTGATCCAAGCTATGGCCAAAGTGATTCAGAGTCCACCTGACATATTCAGAAATGAAATCATTCATCATTTTCAGAAAAAAGCATATAAGTAAGTATGTTCTTTAGAATTTTTATCACACAATGCATAGTATtggtacaaagttaataataagaaTTAGGCTTATTTTTTTGCTTAGAAGTGTTTAGATTCTTTGATAaattgtaattttgcatttttaggcTTGTAGTTACAATTCAAAATTTTTCAGGCTGGTACAAAGGCTGGAGTGTTGGCTCGAGATATCTGAGAACCACAACAAGTTGCATCCTCTGTCCCCTACTACGCCAACAACCTTTAGAGAGATTCATCGTTCTGGTAAGTACTATTTCATATATGTGTTCCTACAgacctaatattattattattattattattatttttcagtagatgaaccctattcacattgaacaagcccacaggggcccttgacttaaaattcaagcttccaaagaatatggtgtgcattaggaagtaagaggaagtaaaaggaaatagagaaaggagagatctcactcataaaacagaaaaagcaaattaattaattaattaataaatacaaatgtattaaaatgcagggagaatagtattagggtagtaatgcattgcatcttttcTGAACTTCTGAAGCTGCAATTGCATGACATCCTGAGGGAAGTTGTTTCACAGACCAACtgtgtgaagaataaaggacaTCTGGGACTGTGAAGTTTCACAGTGAGGCACTTCTACTCTAtaatggtgctgctgttcagtgaaTTTGATTGCTCTCGCTAGATAAAAGGGGTCAGGGTTTCATTGAGAATGTGAGAGATCTcttttaaaatacaacttatgataaAGTGACAAACGAGAGcaatattctagtaaaggaagtaaAAATGATGTCACATTTATTTTGTCACTGTTATGGATATTGGAGGTTTTACAAACAGTACCTAACTTCCTTGCATCATTTGCTGAAACTCTCATTAGATGTTTGTCAAAAGTTAGAtgagagtcaaaagttacacttaGGATAGTTTTACTGGAGTttagcctcataccccaccggcTACATCATTCACTAGATTCAGTCCATGTTCCCATTAAGGGGTGCACTGATCGCCAAATTTCGAGGAATTATCAAATTTTAGTCATTAACAGTTTTGGACCGATTTATGTCTAAATAACAGAGCTGGgcatcgagagcaaacgccaaatctcgagacaagttgttagtaattccacagatccttcgcaatcagctccgtccatggacaaaagtgaagaacctggccaaactagtaccccttcaatatcccctcccagtattaaccattcacacggatgcctccctgtccgggtgggggggatattctcaattcaagcaagttcaggggacttggtcagttcagttccatCAGCTTCACATAAAAgtcttggaagcaatggcagtatttcttaccctgaagagacttcttcccccgaaaaagtctcatctaagactagttttggacagtgcagtggtagttcattgcatcaacagaggagggtccaaatccaaacatgtgaaccatgtcatgatagccatctttgcactagcagacaaacacaaatggcatctgtccgccactcacctggcgggggtaagaaatgtgatagcagacgctttgtcccggtcggtccctctggaatcagaatggtccctggacgacaggtcattccagtggatatgccggagagtcccaggtctccaagtgaatctcttcgcttcacaagcgaaccacaagctcccttgctatgtggcccccaacctggaccctctggcttatgccacggacgccctgtcgttagattggaatcagtggagaaaaatttatgtctttcctccagtgaatcttcttttgaaagtcttgagcaagctgaggactttcaagggactagtagctctgattgctccagactggcccaagagcaactggtatcctctgctcctggaattgggtctccgacctcaacggattcccaatcccaagctgtcacaatcagtacaaatgaggactgtgttcgcttcctcaggaattcttcagaccctaactttatggacttcatgaagtttgcggctaacaaagatgctaacattgatccacaaaacatcctcttcctagaatcagataagagagagtcaactattagacaatatgactcagctgttaaaaaattagcatccttcctgaaagaatcaaacactacaaccatgacagttaacttagctatatcctttttcagatccttgtttgaaaaaggtttagcagctagcactattactactcataaatcggctttgaggaagatctttcagttgggtttccagatagacctaacagaatcttacttttatttacgtctattcctaaagcctgtgctagacttagaccttctcaaaggcctactgcagtctcatggttcttaaatgatgtcctcaaactagcctcagatactgacaactcgtcttgtacattcataatgcttcttagaaagacgttattcttattaagcctagcttcaggagctagaatttcagaactgtcggctctatccagagatgcgggtcatgtggagttcctcccctcaggagaagttctgcttgctccggatcgtagttttttggctaaaaatgaggatcctcttgcaaggtgggctccttggaaagtcatcccacttccgcaagatccttctctctgcccagtatcaactttaagagcctttctatctcgcacatcctcaagatcctcaggttctctctttatgagagaaaaaggtggtactttatcagtaaaaggaattagacaacagatcctttacttcattaaacaagccaatcctgattcatttccaaaagcacatgacatcagaggagtagccacctcaattaactactttcaacatatgaactttgaggatcttaaaaagtatactggatggaaatctccgacagtctttaaacgtcactacctaaagtcctttggaatctttaaaattttctgcagtagcagcgggaaacattgtttctcctgatactgtatagtagtcatagtatagatccaggtctcctttctacctacctcgtccaacatgcctcaccctatcgccatgctactcggatactctagccttagccgctgagatcatattggtggattgtcccttattttttttgctagggacatccacactatgtacttataatgtacttcagtgtccctacccttattttatgctagggtaggacacaatgtgtttgtatattatgtaaatatcttacttaagtgaatctattgtgttaatttacattgcattactggatattactatgtttaatataagttaattttaagtactttatattgtttgctttctttatcatgtcattgtttaggataagttagctttaagtacttagtttgtattctgtaatgtccctgattcacttatattatatatctcttttttacaactgattttcatttgtccttattcccatcttgtctgtttctctggtactctttcataggccgacacgagctgagcccagaaaagggattttgacgtaggaaaaatctatttctgggtgattggctcgtgtcgccctatgaaacccaccctgtctttgtttacccaccctgcaggacaagatgttcatagattaaggatgaccgctaggggcgctgctgtccgtggcatcagtagtagtagtagtagcggccgcatcaccctttagtatcagctctctctggtggggattttagattggaaggtctaaatggtgaatgactcgtggtagtgatcccactcgcccctattctcataccgacacNNNNNNNNNNNNNNNNNNNNNNNNNNNNNNNNNNNNNNNNNNNNNNNNNNNNNNNNNNNNNNNNNNNNNNNNNNNNNNNNNNNNNNNNNNNNNNNNNNNNNNNNNNNNNNNNNNNNNNNNNNNNNNNNNNNNNNNNNNNNNNNNNNNNNNNNNNNNNNNNNNNNNNNNNNNNNNNNNNNNNNNNNNNNNNNNNNNNNNNNNNNNNNNNNNNNNNNNNNNNNNNNNNNNNNNNNNNNNNNNNNNNNNNNNNNNNNNNNNNNNNNNNNNNNNNNNNNNNNNNNNNNNNNNNNNNNNNNNNNNNNNNNNNNNNNNNNNNNNNNNNNNNNNNNNNNNNNNNNNNNNNNNNNNNNNNNNNNNNNNNNNNNNNNNNNNNNNNNNNNNNNNNNNNNNNNNNNNNNNNNNNNNNNNNNNNNNNNNNNNNNNNNNNNNNNNNNNNNNNNNNNNNNNNNNNNNNNNNNNNNNNNNNNNNNNNNNNNNNNNNNNNNNNNNNNNNNNNNNNNGTGTCGGTATGCCGGGGCGGGGGATGCtcccagaccccccgtgaatagttggaagcCGCGAATGTTTGGAgcccctataaaaaaaaaatgctaaaaacggcctattttgttagttaaactcaagaaaacacaactacaaattttcatacttggttttttaatagttttatcacaaaaagtgcattttatgatgaaattaaaaaaaaaaaaaaaaaaaaaaaaaaaaaaactggaacttTGGAATTTggttatttctcatagaaaaataccgcgaattttctgcgaataatgcggggaaacgttcccgagagaaatccgcgaatgtgtgtccgcgaatccggagaacgcgaatacggaggGCCCActgtaatttcaaaattcatatgtgatagtattttaaagaagtacaataatctatccatttcactcttttaaataaggataacccccgcccccccctctctctctctctctctctctctctctctctctctctctctctctctctctttttgccacacgagatactagtatgtctagtggtaactctcgccctctgtttgggctggaagtgtatgtataagtatacctttaaggacattactacattttatggtaaaataataatatacagtacagtggaccccccgtattcgcgttctccccccccccccccagattcgcggactcacacattcgcggatttctctcgcgaacgtttccctgcattattcacggaaaattcgcgcattcgcagtattttttctatggtaaatatccacaaaccaaattcctggtttttttgatgaatttcatcataaaaaaatgcactttttgtgataaactattaaaaaaaccatgtatgaaaatttttagtgggtttttcttgagttttaactaacaaaataggctgtttttagcctttttataggggttccaaacattcgaggttctaactattcccgggggggtctggtacgcacccccgcgaatacggggggaccactgtactagtttacaaataatattaagtttaatgagattaaacagtaacaataacattctctctctctctctctctctctctctctctctctctctctactctctctctctctctctctctctctttcttatgtatgtttatttttgtagtgtaaataaattatttaacttatcaactaattttaaaatattaataagattaattaaaaatagcgattcccagtctttttatccacctggaggaaggtgggtgggggagtaaatgacagtttgatatacgaattggaggaggaggaggggaaggagtcggagtctagaagttattctctctctctctctctctctctctctctctctctctctctccccattattattctctttgtctcagaaataattcataattcaactcttgatggtcagatatatgaatgttgccattcattggtctctctctctctctctctctctcgtctctctctctctctctctctctctctctcgtctctctctctctgttattttctgTAGGTATAtagttttaatggtaaaatgtttaagatgactttgaatgctattaataatataacctcaaagattaatgcagtaataggttagtattTTAGGTATATTTTGCCGTAGGATGtaattaaaggtatacatttggtatctgaactttcaggaTAGGTAGTTAAATAACCATGTTTAGTGTGGTTTTAACGATTCGCGGGTtttacgtacgtacatatgtataaaatgtgAAACCTTACCTTTCCAGTGAGGCGATCAccaaagtggcgacagaggaggaggacaaatggcagcaaaaaacatgaacacttaactttatacaaacacattaaaaaatggcagaaaaacattaacactaaaacctttacaaaacaaacacattaacaaaacgtaaaattaatttttttttctttttgatgatttttacattttttaattttttatacttcacgttttttttaacaaaatttcaatttcttcaccactttcaactttttgttttttcgtatcaATTGGACCTTCCTTTTGTTTGcttactacgactactactaaaggcctcttaaaaaaataaaataactatccaaggaagattgcttctgcctgcttttcaaaatgttcctgaaatgactcgggcaaacatcatcgaactgcgagaatacgacctgtgtaagccttttcagggtgtgtcttttctacaaatgactgcactttatgaaaagcagctagagcatccttaagtttctgccgttgtcatagggtcctcctcctcctcctcgccactgctagagagctcttcttgaacgacgttatgttgcatggcctccaactccttcaggtcatccatcgtaagctcctcttggtgctcctcaagaaggtcattaatgtcatcctcgtcgacgaccagcccatggacttgctgagtgcaatgatcttgtcaagatctggttgcaaaacagtttcaggatcgtcaactgtttctgaatctgcatcagcttcacccacgttgaatccctcaaagtctcaggcggatacggcatcaggccagagtttcctccaagaagaattcaaggtttgcctcgaaaccccATCCTGCCAAGGCTTTGATCGATGAGTCCGGATGGCATGAttatgacaacatcgaaatgctccttccaaaattcacgcaaggtgaggtttgtggtatcggtgatgtcgaaacatctcttgaaaagatgttttgtatacagcttcttgaaattcgatatcacttgctagtccatgggctggaggagaggggtggcgttaggcggaagataaagaaccttgatgaaagaatactctgctgggatatcttcctcaaggccaggagggtgagcaggggcattgccAACAACAgcagggcattgtccaacacagcagacatttcagagggaggccttctcttccaagaatttcttcactgtcgggccaaaacacagatttacacaCTCGGTGAACAAAACTCTTTtaacccaggctttcgcattagtcCTCCACaccaccggaagcttctcctttagcactttgtgggccttgaaggctcgaggagtctcggaatgataaacaagtaggggcttcaccttacaatccccactagcgttggaacaaagtgcaagcgtaagcctgtcttcaTAGGTTTATGCTTGGGTAGCTTCTCTttctgcgtgatgtacgtccgacgaggcattttttttcaaaaaaggccagtctcgtcacagttgaagacttgctgagaactgtagccttccttgatcgtcatctcatcaaacgccttaataaaggcttcggctgctttcgtgtccgagctggcagcctccccatgctgcactaccaaatggatgccagtctatttacagaatttatcaaaccaacctcgagaagccttgaagtctggggttgccgtcgatgtcccttctcctctgttgtcttcggcttgggcaatcagatcactgaaaatagcgctggccttctggcagattgctgtcttcattattgtatcgccagcgatttctttgtctttaatccatacaagaaacagccactccatctcatcatgcacatggctcctcttgttgggaCTATgatatatcagtaaaaaaaaaattggacacgaAACGGGAATCGGATTCAGACCGACATTggcatacctaattgagcgatgtcaggctgctgacggcttgtatatttattaaataaaaacacaatgaatatgcacCTCTTCTccctcaattttatctatggttgtgtttgatggtataactttactggagttatatccttgttgccgatgcatgataatagtccaTAGCAGCTCGAAACGtgagctctgtgtgtgtgtgtggagaagcgGGAGCTGGAGCTAGGGAAAAACTGTTGTATGTTCAGCTGGAACACCATTCTTTCTTGCTCAAGTCGCTTCCCAGTCATTTTAGTTGTGAGTGGTCGTAAAGTCGATCAGTCATAACACCATAGGTCATAAGTCGACAACTAGCTGTACAGTGGTCcgcccgtattcgcgg is part of the Macrobrachium nipponense isolate FS-2020 chromosome 6, ASM1510439v2, whole genome shotgun sequence genome and harbors:
- the LOC135216029 gene encoding (E3-independent) E2 ubiquitin-conjugating enzyme-like, yielding MFLHAAFKGSGPPVENYVPSSEPDGFQVLEAAPDSHKFKLTMFQPTDPTHFYRTVRKEMKLLKTSLPSGIWVRGYEDRMDLYSVMIRGPERTPYEDGLFFFDFQLSADYPRAPPLCHYVTYCSDKLNPNLYEDGKVCISLLGTWSGKGTEVWTSQSNLLQVIISIQGLILVSEPYFNEAGYERQKGTQQGRENSRMYNEMVVLKLIQAMAKVIQSPPDIFRNEIIHHFQKKAYKLVQRLECWLEISENHNKLHPLSPTTPTTFREIHRSGKYYFIYVFLQT